A genomic region of Arvicola amphibius chromosome X, mArvAmp1.2, whole genome shotgun sequence contains the following coding sequences:
- the Bgn gene encoding biglycan, giving the protein MSPLWLLTLLLALSQALPFEQKGFWDFTLDDGLLMMNDEEASGSDTTSGVPDLDSVTPTFSAMCPFGCHCHLRVVQCSDLGLKTVPKDISPDTTLLDLQNNDISELRKDDFKGLQHLYALVLVNNKISKIHEKAFSPLRKLQKLYISKNHLVEIPPNLPSSLVELRIHDNRIRKVPKGVFSGLRNMNCIEMGGNPLENSGFEPGAFDGLKLNYLRISEAKLTGIPKDLPETLNELHLDHNKIQAIELEDLLRYSKLYRLGLGHNQIRMIENGSLSFLPTLRELHLDNNKLSRVPAGLPDLKLLQVVYLHSNNITKVGINDFCPMGFGVKRAYYNGISLFNNPVPYWEVQPATFRCVTDRLAIQFGNYKK; this is encoded by the exons ATGAGTCCCCTGTGGCTACTCACCTTGCTGCTGGCCCTGAGCCAGGCCCTGCCCTTTGAGCAGAAGGGCTTCTGGGACTTCACCCTGGACGATGGACTGCTCATGATGAATGATGAGGAGGCTTCAGGCTCAGACACCACCTCAGGTGTCCCCGACCTGGACTCTGTCACACCTACCTTCAGTGCCATGTGTCCTTTTGGCTGCCACTGCCACCTGCGGGTTGTTCAGTGCTCCGACTTGG GTCTGAAGACTGTGCCCAAGGACATCTCACCTGACACCACACTGCTAGACCTGCAGAACAACGACATCTCTGAGCTCCGCAAGGATGACTTCAAAGGGCTTCAGCACCTCTAT GCCCTGGTCCTGGTAAACAATAAGATCTCCAAGATCCATGAGAAGGCCTTTAGCCCTCTGCGGAAACTGCAGAAACTCTACATCTCCAAGAACCACCTGGTGGAGATTCCTCCCAACCTGCCCAGCTCCCTGGTGGAGCTACGCATCCATGACAACCGTATCCGCAAAGTGCCCAAGGGCGTGTTCAGCGGGCTCCGGAACATGAATTGCATTG AGATGGGTGGGAATCCCCTGGAGAACAGTGGCTTTGAACCAGGAGCCTTTGATGGCCTGAAGCTCAACTACCTGCGCATCTCAGAGGCCAAGCTCACTGGCATCCCCAAAG ATCTCCCTGAGACCCTGAATGAACTTCACCTGGACCACAACAAAATCCAGGCTATCGAGTTGGAGGACCTACTTCGCTACTCCAAGCTGTACAG GCTGGGCTTAGGCCACAACCAGATCCGAATGATTGAGAATGGGAGCCTGAGTTTTCTGCCCACCCTGCGGGAACTCCACTTGGACAACAATAAGCTGTCCCGGGTGCCTGCTGGCCTCCCAGACCTCAAACTCCTTCAG GTGGTCTATCTGCACTCCAACAACATCACCAAGGTGGGCATCAACGACTTTTGCCCCATGGGCTTCGGAGTCAAGAGGGCCTACTATAACGGCATCAGCCTCTTCAACAACCCTGTGCCCTACTGGGAAGTGCAGCCAGCCACCTTCCGCTGTGTCACTGACCGCCTGGCCATCCAGTTTGGAAATTATAAGAAGTAG